Genomic window (Aquimarina sp. BL5):
GGCAAAAGCACAAAATCCATATGTGATTCCATTTTTTTCGAATATAGTGGATTCCTGAGCGAAAATCCCGGCATAGGCAATATTATGTTTTTCAAGAGTTTTAGCAGTATTTCTAATACCAATAGCCCCAAAATCTCCAATGTGATTATTGGCAATACTCATAACATCGAATCCAGTTTCCTCTAAGTATTTGCCGAAAGATTCTGGAGAGCGAAATGAATAGCATTTAGAAGGATCAGAACATCGTTTTGCATTTTCACCTTCATCAGTAAGTGTGCCTTCTAAATTACCAAAAAGAATATCAGCTTCTTTTAAAACAATATTTACATCATCAAAAGGACCTTTATCACCAGGAGGCATATAATGCTCCTTAGGAAAATTTGTTCCCATCATGATATCTCCCACGGCCATCAATTTTATGCTTTTTGGAGCCGAAAGTTTTTCCATTTCCAACTTGAAATTCTCAACGATTCCCGTCATGGAGTCAATAGCTTCTTTTGAAAATTTCTGTCCTTGTATAGTGTAACTAAAACCAATTAGAATTACAAAAAGAAGTGCTTTACGCATAAGATTTAATCTAAGGTTTCATTAATCAATTTGGAAGCTTCTAGCATTATATTAAATTCTTCAGAAGTTAAACTTCCATAGTAAAAGTTACGTGGATTGATGCGTTCACCATCTTTGAATATTTCGTAATGTAAGTGAGGGGCAACAGATCTCCCGGTACTTCCTACATAACCTATAACATCTCCACGTTTTACTTTCTGCCCTTTTTTTACATTGTATTTATTTAAGTGGGCATAAAGACTCACATAGTTAAAACCGTGGTCGATACGAACGTGCTTTCCATAACCTGTAGAATTAGCATCTGCTCTAGTAACTACACCGTTACCAGAAGCGTATATTGGAGTTCCTGTAGCAGCAGAAAAATCCATGCCATAATGGAACTTTCTTGCTTTTGTAAAAGGATCACTCCTCCATCCATATCCCGAAGCCATGCGTTTTAAATCAGAGTTTTGTATAGGTTGGATGGCTGGTATTGTGGATAACAATTCTTCTTTTTGCTCTGCTAAATCTTTAATTTCATCCAGAGAAATAGATTGTACTGCTATTTGTTTAGTGAGCTTATCTATTTGCTTTTGGCTTTCGATAATCATTTCTGAGTTATCATAACCTTCATAACCTTTATATCTATTAACTCCTCCAAAACCAGCTTCTCTTACTTCTGCAGGAATTGGTGGAGCACCAAAATAAAGTCTATATATATTATCATCTCTTTCTGCAATTTCGTCTAGAACCGCATGATCTTTCTTCAGTTGTTTGTTCATAAGCGCATACTGAAGCTTCATGTTTTCCAATTCTCGTTTATATGCTTTTTCCTTGGGAGTCTCTAATTGAGGGATGTTTAGGTAGATTAATAATAACACAAAACCAGCTAAAAAAGCACCGAGAACACCTAAAATAGCAAAGCCAAATTTGCGTCCTTTCTTTTGCTCAATTCTACGATAAGATAGCGTCTCGCTATCGTAGTAATATTTAACCTTTGACATAATCTAAAATATACTATTTTTGCAGGATATTAGCCAAAAATAGGCTTGTTTATACTTTGGGGCTGGAACAAATATAATAAAATGTGACCAAGTCCAGAAAAAACTGACAAATATCGATAGCATATCTTCAGATAACTAACGGTAATTAATTGATTATAAAGAAAATATAAAAAAATGAAATCCCAAGACATCAGAAACCAATTTTTAGCGTTTTTTGAATCCAAAAAGCATAGTATCGTGCCTTCTGCACCTATGGTGATTAAAGACGACCCTACCTTGATGTTTACCAATGCGGGGATGAATCAGTTTAAAGAATTCTTTTTAGGAAACGGAATTCCAAAGAATAATAGAATTACCGATACGCAAAAATGTCTAAGAGTTAGTGGTAAGCATAATGACCTGGAAGAAGTAGGTATGGATACCTATCACCATACGATGTTCGAGATGCTGGGGAATTGGAGTTTTGGTGATTATTTCAAAACAGAAGCTATAGAGTGGGCTTGGGAATTATTAACAGAGGTTTTTGGGATTGATAAAGATATCCTATATGTCTCAGTTTTTGAAGGAGCAAAAGATGAAAACCTGAATATGGATCAGGAAGCGTATGATTTATGGAAAAATATAGTTCCAGAAGATCGTATCATCATGGGTAATAAAAAGG
Coding sequences:
- a CDS encoding CapA family protein, which produces MRKALLFVILIGFSYTIQGQKFSKEAIDSMTGIVENFKLEMEKLSAPKSIKLMAVGDIMMGTNFPKEHYMPPGDKGPFDDVNIVLKEADILFGNLEGTLTDEGENAKRCSDPSKCYSFRSPESFGKYLEETGFDVMSIANNHIGDFGAIGIRNTAKTLEKHNIAYAGIFAQESTIFEKNGITYGFCAFAPNKDCVKIHNLTKAKSIVKELKEKVDIVIVSFHGGAEGADHTHVTRKTERFYGEDRGNVYLFAHTLIDAGADIILGHGPHVSRAFEVYNNKFIAYSLGNFCTYSRFNLTGIKGYAPIAEIEVDPEGNFIKGKLHSAKQIDEVYPFIDDKKRALKEIKKLTGKDFPESNLVFEEDGSFTQKNEN
- a CDS encoding M23 family metallopeptidase yields the protein MSKVKYYYDSETLSYRRIEQKKGRKFGFAILGVLGAFLAGFVLLLIYLNIPQLETPKEKAYKRELENMKLQYALMNKQLKKDHAVLDEIAERDDNIYRLYFGAPPIPAEVREAGFGGVNRYKGYEGYDNSEMIIESQKQIDKLTKQIAVQSISLDEIKDLAEQKEELLSTIPAIQPIQNSDLKRMASGYGWRSDPFTKARKFHYGMDFSAATGTPIYASGNGVVTRADANSTGYGKHVRIDHGFNYVSLYAHLNKYNVKKGQKVKRGDVIGYVGSTGRSVAPHLHYEIFKDGERINPRNFYYGSLTSEEFNIMLEASKLINETLD